The following proteins are encoded in a genomic region of Paenibacillus sp. FSL R7-0273:
- a CDS encoding WYL domain-containing protein: MNPFEKIFNYRILSRLEESGAFLSTAHERAWLKLMLNHPSSAAAFSVPTLEKLRTLLHQDEALPLNDHLIHKAASRERQVFHPLLRTLRHCIQHKHGVRLTFILKDGMISPKQSGLPYRLEYSMVKREWYLLWYSWKRRNFLSVRLSKIASVSEAPVQAETYASALAEIRTLLESRKQRAVIEVQPEYNRELSRILYAFSCFEKEVHYDELSGTYSIALTYLGNEGEYVLSKLRFLGKRVRVTEGALLKKRMRDSAMKALAQYGVLEPPAE; encoded by the coding sequence ATGAATCCGTTTGAAAAGATTTTTAATTACAGAATCCTGTCCAGGCTTGAGGAATCCGGCGCCTTCCTCTCCACTGCCCATGAGCGCGCCTGGCTGAAGCTGATGCTGAACCACCCCTCATCCGCCGCTGCCTTCTCAGTCCCTACCCTTGAAAAGCTGCGCACTCTCCTGCATCAGGACGAAGCACTCCCCCTGAATGATCACCTGATTCACAAAGCCGCAAGCAGGGAACGGCAGGTGTTTCATCCTCTTCTGCGGACATTAAGGCATTGTATACAGCACAAGCACGGGGTACGGCTGACTTTCATCCTGAAAGACGGCATGATCAGTCCCAAGCAATCCGGCCTGCCTTACCGCCTGGAGTATTCTATGGTCAAACGGGAGTGGTATCTGCTCTGGTACAGCTGGAAGCGGCGTAATTTTCTCAGCGTCCGATTGTCCAAAATTGCGTCTGTCTCTGAGGCTCCGGTTCAGGCAGAGACCTATGCTTCAGCGCTAGCTGAGATCCGCACTCTGCTGGAAAGCCGGAAGCAGCGGGCCGTAATTGAGGTGCAGCCGGAATATAACCGTGAGCTTTCGCGTATCCTGTACGCTTTTTCCTGCTTTGAGAAGGAGGTTCATTATGATGAGCTGTCCGGGACCTATTCCATCGCCTTGACCTATCTTGGAAATGAGGGTGAATATGTGCTGTCGAAGCTCCGTTTTCTGGGCAAAAGAGTGCGTGTAACCGAAGGGGCTTTACTCAAAAAGCGGATGCGTGACTCCGCTATGAAGGCACTGGCCCAGTACGGGGTTTTGGAGCCGCCCGCGGAATAA
- a CDS encoding DUF4023 family protein codes for MNTHEFVAKFQENQRKAEKNKRRGQGSPQARLSNKTHSTNK; via the coding sequence ATGAATACACACGAATTTGTTGCCAAGTTTCAGGAGAATCAGCGCAAGGCAGAGAAGAATAAGCGCAGGGGCCAAGGCTCTCCACAGGCCCGGTTATCCAACAAAACACACAGCACCAATAAGTAG